The following are from one region of the Coffea eugenioides isolate CCC68of chromosome 2, Ceug_1.0, whole genome shotgun sequence genome:
- the LOC113760715 gene encoding uncharacterized protein LOC113760715 — MEGAKLPSGVRKVKKKQVKDELDRIKQAEKKKRRLEKALATSAAIRSELEKKKQKKKEEQQRLDEEGAAIAEAVALHVLLGEDSDDSCKVIMKKDEELNRWDCCDNFDILMGGREAVVPHEDLSNYSFKNMEWVSDTQRYGYGWSDWGNTGWMVSSEPMGRELYPQYLVEGGWDTAGISAGLVAAQAVSSLKIAEDAQVDKYVYNRMLRG; from the coding sequence ATGGAAGGTGCTAAATTGCCATCTGGTGTCAGAAAAGTGAAGAAGAAGCAAGTTAAGGATGAGCTGGATCGTATCAAGCAggctgaaaagaaaaaaagacgaCTGGAGAAGGCTCTGGCTACTTCTGCAGCCATTCGTTCTgaattggaaaagaagaaacagaaaaagaaagaagaacagCAGAGGCTTGATGAAGAAGGCGCTGCAATTGCTGAAGCAGTTGCTCTGCATGTCCTGCTTGGTGAAGACTCGGATGACTCATGTAAAGTTATAATGAAGAAGGATGAAGAGCTGAACCGGTGGGATTGCTGTGACAATTTTGATATCCTTATGGGTGGTAGGGAAGCTGTGGTCCCTCATGAAGACCTATCAAACTATTCCTTTAAGAATATGGAGTGGGTTTCTGATACCCAGAGATATGGATACGGGTGGAGTGACTGGGGGAACACGGGATGGATGGTTTCATCTGAACCTATGGGAAGGGAGCTCTATCCACAATACCTGGTGGAGGGAGGTTGGGATACTGCTGGAATCTCTGCAGGTCTTGTTGCTGCACAAGCTGTTTCATCACTTAAAATCGCAGAAGATGCACAGGTGGACAAGTATGTCTACAACAGAATGTTAAGAGGTTGA
- the LOC113762450 gene encoding putative septum site-determining protein minD homolog, chloroplastic: MVSLQPPLTNSNTLFYSTLTPPNPFHYFPNLYPKTLNPPPPPLKPPYSLPKIQSILQYNRKPQLAGDTPRVVVITSGKGGVGKTTTTANVGLSLARLGFSVVAIDADVGLRNLDLLLGLENRVNYTVVEVLNGDCRLDQALVRDKRWSNFELLCISKPRSKLPLGFGGKALTWLVEALKDREEGVPDFILIDCPAGIDAGFITAITPANEAVLVTTPDITSLRDADRVTGLLECDGIRDIKMIVNRVRTDMIKGEDMMSVLDVQEMLGLALLGVIPEDSEVIRSTNRGYPLVLNKPPTLAGLAFEQAAWRLVEQDSMKAVMVEEEPKKRGWFSFFGG, translated from the coding sequence ATGGTATCTCTACAGCCGCCGCTAACAAACTCCAACACTCTATTCTACTCCACTCTGACCCCTCCCAACCCATTTCATTATTTTCCCAACCTCTACCCTAAAACCCTAAATCCCCCTCCCCCGCCACTAAAGCCACCCTACTCCCTCCCAAAAATCCAATCCATCCTCCAATATAACCGCAAGCCCCAGCTCGCCGGCGACACCCCACGAGTCGTCGTCATCACCTCTGGTAAAGGAGGAGTCGGCAAGACCACCACTACCGCCAATGTCGGCCTTTCACTAGCCCGCCTCGGCTTCTCTGTTGTGGCCATTGACGCCGACGTCGGCCTCCGCAACCTCGACCTCCTCCTCGGCCTCGAAAACCGCGTTAATTACACCGTCGTCGAGGTCCTCAACGGCGATTGCCGCCTCGACCAAGCCTTGGTGAGAGACAAGCGCTGGTCCAACTTTGAACTCCTCTGCATTTCCAAACCCAGATCCAAATTGCCCCTTGGCTTCGGCGGCAAAGCCCTCACTTGGCTGGTCGAAGCCTTGAAGGATCGCGAGGAAGGCGTCCCGGATTTTATCCTCATCGACTGCCCAGCTGGCATTGATGCCGGGTTCATTACGGCCATTACCCCTGCGAACGAGGCAGTTTTAGTGACCACCCCCGATATTACTAGCCTTCGGGATGCCGATAGGGTGACTGGGCTGCTGGAATGCGACGGAATAAGGGATATTAAGATGATTGTGAACCGGGTTCGAACGGATATGATCAAGGGGGAGGATATGATGTCGGTATTGGATGTGCAGGAGATGCTGGGATTGGCATTATTAGGGGTGATTCCGGAGGACTCGGAGGTGATTAGAAGCACTAATAGAGGGTACCCGTTGGTGCTGAACAAGCCGCCCACGTTGGCTGGGCTGGCTTTTGAGCAGGCGGCGTGGAGGTTGGTCGAGCAGGATAGCATGAAAGCTGTTATGGTGGAGGAGGAGCCCAAGAAACGCGGTTGGTTCTCATTTTTCGGAGGCTAG